The Candidatus Scalindua japonica DNA window GCAACCGCATACTGTTCATGCAATAAGTGTTGTGATAAGGACCCTTCAGATAAATGGTATGGGATTACCGCAACAGGTAAAAGAGCACGATGGGGAACGGTAGCAGTTGATAAGAAAGTTATAAAGCTGGGTAGTAAGTTAAGAATAAAGGGGTTTCCAAATACGATATTCAGGGCTGAGGATGTAGGTGGTGCCATAAAGGGCAATCGTATTGACGTATGGTTTCCCAGTCACAGGGAGGCTCTAAAGTTTGGTGTCAA harbors:
- a CDS encoding 3D domain-containing protein translates to MSNSKNGMVGLLYARKVVSAFFVGILLLLSSIFFFNNVNAEVFKATAYCSCNKCCDKDPSDKWYGITATGKRARWGTVAVDKKVIKLGSKLRIKGFPNTIFRAEDVGGAIKGNRIDVWFPSHREALKFGVKRIVVQRVING